One genomic segment of Pandoraea sputorum includes these proteins:
- a CDS encoding SDR family NAD(P)-dependent oxidoreductase: MQDLKGKFVLITGASTGIGAAAATAFAAQGAHVAVHYNRSADKAEAVAEAVRAHGVKAMTVAADVQDTGAIDAAVAHVLDGFGRIDVLINNAGSLVKRTPFTEVTDAYFDDVLKVNARSVVAFSRAVVPAMRKQGGGAIVNVTSIAARHGGGPGALIYAAAKGFVSTLTRGMAKELMPDRIRVNAVSPGVIMTPFHEQFSTQAQIDAFRQSIPMGRLGEPDECSGAFLYLASETLASYVTGQIIEVNGGQLML; encoded by the coding sequence ATGCAAGATTTGAAAGGCAAGTTCGTGCTGATCACGGGCGCGAGTACCGGTATCGGGGCGGCAGCGGCGACGGCGTTCGCCGCACAGGGCGCACACGTGGCGGTGCACTACAACCGGTCGGCCGACAAGGCGGAAGCGGTGGCAGAAGCGGTACGCGCGCATGGCGTGAAAGCCATGACGGTCGCGGCCGACGTGCAGGACACCGGTGCCATCGATGCTGCCGTGGCACACGTGCTCGACGGCTTTGGCCGTATCGACGTACTGATCAACAACGCGGGTAGTCTCGTCAAACGCACGCCGTTCACGGAAGTGACGGACGCCTATTTCGATGACGTCCTCAAGGTCAACGCGCGCTCCGTCGTTGCGTTCTCGCGCGCTGTCGTACCCGCCATGCGCAAGCAGGGCGGCGGTGCGATCGTCAATGTAACGTCGATTGCGGCGCGTCACGGCGGTGGCCCCGGCGCGCTGATTTACGCGGCGGCGAAAGGCTTCGTGAGCACGCTCACGCGAGGTATGGCCAAGGAGTTGATGCCCGACCGTATTCGTGTGAATGCCGTCTCGCCGGGCGTGATCATGACGCCGTTCCACGAACAGTTCAGCACGCAGGCGCAGATCGACGCCTTCCGTCAAAGCATTCCGATGGGACGCCTTGGCGAACCCGACGAGTGTTCGGGGGCGTTCCTGTATCTCGCTTCGGAGACGCTGGCGAGCTATGTGACCGGCCAGATCATCGAGGTCAATGGCGGACAACTCATGCTGTAA
- a CDS encoding DNA-3-methyladenine glycosylase I, which yields MERCPWSEGFEQYRQYHDQEWGVPLRDSRELFELLMLEGAQAGLSWSTILKKRDTYRKAFDNFDPARIAKYGPEDEARLMADPGIVRNRLKVNGVIKGARAYLAMEASGTRFSDFVWQFVGGETLQNRWTSLSEVPATSAVSDAMSRALKKAGFTFVGSTICYSFMQAAGMVNDHLVACPRHKAVKALATNEVKSGGASARKRRAGASSATIAPDESGSA from the coding sequence ATGGAACGCTGTCCGTGGAGTGAAGGCTTCGAGCAATATCGTCAGTATCACGATCAGGAATGGGGCGTGCCGTTGCGCGACTCCCGCGAGTTGTTCGAATTGCTGATGCTCGAAGGGGCACAGGCCGGGTTGTCGTGGTCCACGATCCTCAAGAAGCGCGATACCTACCGCAAGGCCTTCGACAATTTCGACCCGGCGCGTATTGCGAAGTACGGACCGGAGGACGAAGCACGGCTGATGGCCGATCCCGGCATCGTGCGCAATCGCCTGAAGGTCAACGGCGTCATCAAAGGGGCGCGGGCATATCTGGCGATGGAGGCATCGGGCACGCGCTTCAGCGACTTTGTCTGGCAGTTCGTGGGCGGTGAGACGCTGCAAAACCGCTGGACGTCGCTGAGCGAAGTTCCGGCAACGTCCGCCGTGTCGGACGCCATGAGTCGTGCGCTGAAGAAGGCGGGATTCACGTTCGTGGGCTCCACCATCTGCTATTCGTTCATGCAGGCCGCCGGGATGGTGAACGACCATCTCGTCGCGTGCCCGCGTCATAAAGCGGTGAAGGCGCTTGCGACCAACGAGGTCAAAAGCGGCGGCGCATCGGCCCGGAAACGCCGGGCAGGGGCGTCGTCGGCTACAATCGCGCCTGACGAATCAGGATCTGCCTAA
- a CDS encoding 23S rRNA (adenine(2030)-N(6))-methyltransferase RlmJ, translating to MFSYRHAFHAGNHADVLKHFIAVECIDYMRQKDTAFWYIDTHAGAGGYALDGKWADKTGEYETGIGRLWTRNDLPPALADYVALVREFNPDGKLSYYPGSPYFALQLLGDRDRLRLFEAHPTEQEVLRENFEAQGRAVARRTMIFGADGFAGLKTILPPAPRRAFTLIDPSYEDKRDYTRTTQTVQEALDRFPTGMYAVWYPLVQRREAAQLPERMKRLTIDEKPIKNWLHVSLTVCNPVPGGMGLHGSGMFIVNPPYMLQDTLKTTMPYLVKALGQDKGAQFLLEGKQS from the coding sequence ATGTTTAGCTACCGCCACGCCTTCCACGCCGGCAACCATGCCGACGTACTGAAACACTTCATCGCCGTTGAATGCATCGATTACATGCGCCAGAAAGACACGGCGTTCTGGTATATCGACACGCATGCCGGCGCGGGCGGCTATGCGCTCGACGGCAAGTGGGCCGACAAGACAGGCGAGTACGAGACGGGCATCGGCCGTCTGTGGACACGTAACGATTTGCCGCCAGCACTGGCGGACTACGTTGCGCTGGTCCGTGAGTTCAACCCGGACGGCAAGCTGAGCTACTACCCCGGCTCGCCGTACTTTGCGCTGCAACTGCTGGGCGACCGCGACCGTTTGCGCTTGTTCGAGGCGCATCCGACCGAACAGGAAGTGCTGCGTGAGAACTTCGAAGCGCAGGGGCGTGCGGTCGCACGTCGCACGATGATTTTCGGAGCCGACGGATTTGCCGGACTCAAGACGATTCTGCCGCCGGCACCGCGCCGGGCGTTCACGCTCATCGATCCGTCCTACGAGGACAAGCGCGATTACACGCGCACGACGCAGACGGTGCAGGAAGCGCTCGACCGCTTTCCGACGGGCATGTACGCCGTCTGGTATCCGCTCGTGCAACGTCGCGAAGCAGCGCAATTGCCGGAGCGCATGAAGCGGCTGACAATCGACGAGAAGCCGATCAAGAACTGGCTGCACGTTTCGCTGACGGTCTGCAATCCGGTGCCGGGCGGTATGGGTTTGCACGGCAGCGGCATGTTCATCGTGAATCCGCCGTACATGCTGCAAGACACGCTCAAGACGACGATGCCGTATCTCGTCAAGGCGCTCGGACAGGACAAGGGCGCGCAGTTCTTGCTGGAAGGTAAGCAGAGCTGA